The Snodgrassella alvi wkB2 genome window below encodes:
- a CDS encoding DUF1367 family protein has protein sequence MELVAVKAVDNSLRPVTAIDADSLKGFKVGQPVKIQVTRQKDRSLSHHRLFFGGLLPFAFDYWQPAGGVISPKERDVVLWIAKRLDKFAGNKGIIVTAAEEALNLLAKKRAEKLPVIDKDIDSFRRWLTIEAGYFNICVTPAGVVKEPKSISFASMDQDEFNAFYKACFNVCWNMILCNRFSSEDEAQQAIDQLLSLGN, from the coding sequence ATGGAATTAGTAGCAGTTAAGGCAGTTGATAACAGCTTGCGACCAGTTACAGCAATTGATGCCGATAGCCTCAAAGGATTTAAAGTGGGCCAACCGGTAAAGATACAAGTAACAAGACAAAAAGACCGGAGCCTGTCTCATCACCGTTTATTCTTTGGTGGCTTACTGCCTTTTGCTTTTGATTACTGGCAACCGGCAGGCGGAGTTATTAGCCCTAAAGAACGGGATGTTGTGCTGTGGATAGCTAAGAGGCTGGATAAGTTCGCCGGTAATAAAGGCATTATTGTTACAGCCGCAGAGGAAGCACTTAACTTACTGGCTAAAAAGCGCGCCGAAAAACTGCCCGTTATAGACAAAGACATTGATTCATTTCGTCGCTGGCTAACTATTGAAGCCGGATATTTTAATATTTGCGTAACACCGGCTGGTGTAGTGAAAGAGCCTAAATCAATCAGTTTTGCCAGTATGGATCAGGACGAGTTTAACGCCTTTTATAAAGCCTGTTTTAACGTTTGCTGGAACATGATTTTATGTAACCGCTTCTCTAGTGAAGATGAGGCGCAGCAGGCTATTGATCAGCTTTTATCTTTAGGGAATTAA
- a CDS encoding S24 family peptidase, translated as MDNRTKRLLYLIERDFEGSQTKFARAINRSNAQVNALVKERKPIGDALALNIEKTLNLGIGWFDIPIEKIENQETQIENVTNSNSTVNSQSSIGLIESADTTIPLDKTEVELPLYTDIRLKTKNGFTENIQNYNNQKLRFSRLTFSKNNINPSCAICILADGNSMAPAIPNGATVGINCEDKILRDDILYAINHNGLLKIRILRKKSSNSVLLQSYNTNAYPDEEVNLEDISIIGRVFWWSAFI; from the coding sequence ATGGATAATAGAACTAAACGACTTTTATATTTAATTGAACGGGATTTCGAAGGAAGCCAGACTAAATTTGCAAGAGCAATCAATAGATCTAATGCTCAAGTAAATGCACTAGTAAAAGAACGCAAGCCAATTGGAGATGCATTAGCGTTAAACATAGAAAAAACACTTAATCTTGGTATCGGCTGGTTTGATATTCCTATTGAAAAGATTGAAAACCAAGAAACACAAATTGAAAATGTAACTAATTCAAACAGTACCGTTAATTCACAGTCGTCTATTGGATTGATTGAATCAGCTGATACAACTATCCCGTTAGATAAAACTGAAGTTGAATTACCCCTTTATACTGATATTCGACTTAAAACTAAAAATGGCTTTACAGAAAATATTCAGAATTACAACAATCAAAAATTGCGGTTTTCACGTCTTACATTTAGCAAAAATAATATTAATCCGTCGTGTGCTATTTGTATTTTGGCAGATGGTAATAGTATGGCTCCCGCAATTCCTAATGGTGCGACCGTCGGTATAAATTGCGAGGATAAGATTCTTCGCGATGATATACTGTACGCTATAAATCATAATGGACTTTTGAAAATTAGAATTTTAAGAAAAAAATCCAGTAACAGCGTTTTACTCCAAAGTTACAACACCAACGCTTACCCTGATGAAGAAGTTAACCTGGAAGATATCAGTATAATTGGTCGTGTTTTTTGGTGGTCTGCATTTATTTAG
- a CDS encoding helix-turn-helix domain-containing protein: MSIKLMSKAWELDLSQGEKLVLLALCDHANDDGVCYPSQAFLASKCSMSYRSVINQIKRLESCGILTSERRQKAGSRQSNSYTINLNNYKSQCENSAHAESAHANFAHANFAHANSAHANSAPANVQNTTELCANSAHSFKEEPSINHQLEPSDIGDGVTPASQAGLPQKKTAQKKSQANPDNVVCWESYARAYRNRYGVLPAANQKTRGQVAMLVKYVGKEVAPSLAEYFLSHNGSWFVQCRHEFGCLLKSYQQVLTDMQRGEQMTQIKARQTESTQSNYEAAKSALAKLRAKGVA, from the coding sequence ATGAGTATTAAATTAATGTCCAAGGCATGGGAGCTGGATTTATCGCAAGGTGAAAAGCTAGTTTTATTAGCCTTGTGCGACCATGCGAATGATGATGGCGTTTGCTATCCAAGCCAGGCATTTCTGGCAAGTAAATGCAGCATGAGTTATCGCTCTGTAATTAATCAAATTAAGCGGCTTGAAAGCTGCGGTATTTTAACGTCTGAACGCAGACAAAAAGCTGGCAGCAGACAGAGTAACTCATACACAATCAATTTGAATAATTATAAAAGCCAATGTGAAAATTCTGCACATGCAGAATCTGCACATGCAAATTTTGCACATGCAAATTTTGCACATGCAAATTCTGCACATGCAAATTCTGCACCTGCCAATGTGCAAAATACGACAGAGTTATGTGCAAATTCTGCACATTCCTTTAAAGAAGAACCATCAATTAACCATCAATTAGAACCATCAGATATTGGTGACGGGGTTACACCCGCGTCACAGGCAGGGTTGCCGCAAAAGAAAACAGCGCAGAAAAAATCGCAAGCTAACCCTGATAATGTTGTTTGTTGGGAATCATACGCAAGAGCCTATCGCAATCGGTACGGGGTGCTACCAGCCGCTAATCAAAAAACCCGGGGGCAGGTCGCAATGCTGGTTAAGTACGTTGGCAAGGAGGTTGCGCCATCTCTGGCTGAATATTTTCTATCGCACAACGGGAGCTGGTTTGTGCAATGCCGACATGAATTTGGATGTTTACTCAAATCCTATCAGCAGGTGTTGACGGACATGCAGAGGGGTGAGCAGATGACCCAAATCAAGGCTAGACAAACTGAGAGCACGCAAAGTAATTATGAGGCTGCCAAGAGCGCGCTAGCCAAACTGCGAGCAAAAGGGGTGGCGTAA
- a CDS encoding transcriptional regulator, which translates to MELKSYLSQERGRSTNMARALNTSPGFITMIANGRKAVPPQKAVAIEQYTNGIVTRKNLRPLDYAKFWPELAD; encoded by the coding sequence ATGGAACTGAAATCCTATCTTTCTCAAGAGCGTGGTCGAAGTACCAATATGGCAAGAGCTTTAAATACAAGTCCTGGATTTATAACGATGATTGCAAATGGAAGAAAAGCAGTTCCTCCGCAAAAAGCGGTAGCTATTGAGCAATACACCAATGGGATAGTGACAAGAAAAAATTTGCGCCCGTTAGATTACGCCAAGTTCTGGCCTGAATTAGCTGATTAA
- a CDS encoding helix-turn-helix domain-containing protein, translating into MDSQSEQILKYLQAGNALTPLEALRKFNCLRLGARIYDLRQKGYVINSLIIKDDISGKRYARYSLVSLN; encoded by the coding sequence ATGGATTCCCAATCAGAACAAATCCTGAAATACCTACAGGCAGGTAACGCTTTAACGCCCTTAGAAGCCTTGCGTAAATTCAATTGCCTGAGACTGGGTGCGCGTATCTACGATTTACGACAGAAAGGTTATGTCATTAATTCATTAATCATAAAAGATGACATATCAGGGAAACGATACGCCCGTTATTCACTGGTTAGCTTAAATTAA